One Eurosta solidaginis isolate ZX-2024a chromosome 5, ASM4086904v1, whole genome shotgun sequence DNA segment encodes these proteins:
- the LOC137254267 gene encoding uncharacterized protein has translation MAQSPRIYGLPKLHKEGIPLRPICSSTGSPAHSLCKYVADILKNITANSEYNIKNRAEAERRECEELELLATRNNARKFYQKIRRQTEGFKTEENSCKNENGDLVTDVRKVLSLWREDFSALLNGENDLPYRDDEPDAAIDDDGINVPPSDYDEVRIAITRLINNKAAGAGGLPAELFKYGGEELVRRMPQLLRKIWADECMPDDWNLCIPCPVHKKGDTANC, from the coding sequence ATGGCACAATCCCCGAGGATTTATGGGCTCCCAAAATTGCACAAGGAAGGAATACCACTTAGGCCTATATGCTCGTCCACTGGATCACCGGCACACAGTCTATGCAAGTATGTTGCAGATATTTTGAAGAACATTACGGCAAATTcagaatataatattaaaaatagagcagaggcagaaaggcgtgagtgcgaggagcttgagctgctagccaccaggaataacgcccgaaaattttaccaaaaaattcggcgacagacggaaggttttaagactgaggaaaactcctgtaagaacgaaaacggcgaccttgtaactgatgtccggAAAGTACTTAGCTTATGGAGGGAAGACTTCTCTGCTCTGCTAAATGGAGAGAACGATTTACCgtacagagatgacgaacccgatgccgcaatcgatgatgatggaataaatgtcccgccttctgattatgacgaagtcagaatagcaataaccaggttgataaacaacaaggccgcgggcgctggtggattgcctgcggagctattcaaatacggcggcgaggagttggtaaggcgcatgcctcagcttcttcgcaaaatatgggcggacgagtgcatgcccgacgattggaatctatgtattccttgcccagtccacaagaagggggatactgcaaactgc